The genomic DNA tttatcctTAAGTGTGCAGTGAGTTTAATCATAGAATCTACTTGTTGTATGTGAAGTAGTTTAGCTTTGAGTTGTTGCCCGGACACTGTCAAATTTTTCTCCAATCTTTCTAATGCAGAGACAACAAAGAGGAAAAGTTAATTGAAAAATTGGAGGTGGTCACATTACCTTCGCCATCCCCCAAAGGACTCCCCGTGAAGCAGTATGCTCTACAGTCCCAGCTCCCGGTGTACGAGTGGCCCGACGTGGGACCCGGGGAGTATGACGTTGGAGTAGTGGTTTCCTTTGGACGACTTTTGAGTGAGGCTCTTATTCTTAAGTTTCCCTAgtaagttttatttataaaaaaaatacagtatagAGATCATGTCTTTTATGAGTGGGTCTAGTATCTAAAATGCCATTGTTTAAACtgtattttctgttcatttgtgggtgtttgtttgttttttgttttttcgagatagggtttctctgtgtagccttagctgtcctggactcactctgtagaccaggctggcctcgaactcacaacgatccacctgcctctgcctccggagtactgggattaaaggcgtgtgccaccatgcctggcttaaactgtattttcttgtttttgttttgttttgttttgtttaagacagggtttctctgtgtaacagccctgactgtcctggacttgctttgtagaccagactgacctggaacccacagagatccacctgcctctgcctcccaagtgctgggattaaggatgtgcactaccaccacccggcaaactgtattttctttttcttttttcttaaattttaattacttcatttttccagacagggtcccagtagatgtagctctggctgccctggaattcaacATGTATATCcagctggcctcaacctcacagaggtctgcctgcatctgccccaagtgccaccaggcctaggttaaaatatttcttcttttaaaataagatttattttaggcACAAAATGTCAAATGTGTTGTTAAGCTGTTTATTACTCCTTGGCCCAAACCTGCCCTCATTTAAATTTCATGTATCTGCTCACTACCCCAGCCCCCTGCCTGAACTCCAGGCACCCTCCTTGTCCACAGTTCTGCTTCTGTCCCAGAGGCTTCTCTCACTGAAGAGACTTGAACACCTTTGCAGATCTTTATCTCAAGAAATAGCAACCCCAGCCTGTTGGATGTTTGGGCCTAAAGTCATTCTTTGGTTATCTGGTGTTTCACGTCCAGTCCATTATGAAATCCCAATGGCTTCAAAAGTAAAAGATTCTGGTGGCTCCATCACCTGCGTTGGTTCCTCCGACCCCCGTTACTGCAGTCACCTCCCTGCTGGCCTCTGTTGTCGCTGGCCCTGTCagtaaaaagaaaatctccacACTATTCCCTTTATCTGAAAAACTCTTCATGTATTTGATGGCATTTCAATCAACGGCAGCTGGTATGCCTGATGCCGCTCCGTCAGACTGTGTTGCCCAGTGGTGGGCTAGAGATATCACCCAATGACATGGATCTTATAAAGtgtttctagtatttttttttactaaggtTTTTTGTGTAGAtctgtgtattttatgtgtatgagtgtgttgctTGCGTAATGTGTATGCGCAGCACCTGCGTGCCTGGTGTCCAGGGAGGTCGGAAGAGGGTgtcggattccctggaactggagttacgggtgggagcctgaaccctggtcctcttaacaggtgctcttaaccacttagccatctcgccagcctctACTTACTTGTTCtgcttttaattaaatttcattgGTTGCTTATGGTAAGAGAGCGGACTTACCTCTGACTTTATGTTTTAGGTGATACAAACCTGACGGTCATGTACTTTCTACCCTACAAGTCATATATTTTAGGTGATACAAGCTGTCaggtgtttggggggggggggtattgaGTGTTTTGAGACTCACAGCTACTCTCCTGCCACAGATTTCCCAGTGTTACTGTTATTACACGCCACCACACGCAGCTCTTAGAAAGTCTAATGGTGAAAGTGCATGTTAGTTGGTAGCAGTACTGATTTCTGCCTTTCCTAACACAGTGGCATATTGAACGTGCACCCCAGTTGCCTCCCGAGGTGGCGTGGTCCTGCTCCAATAATCCACACAGTGCTCCATGGGGACACAGTCACTGGCGTAACGATTATGCAAATCAGACCCAAAAGGTAGAGCTTGTTAATTTAAACTGTggtgtccgtctgtctgtctgtctgaggtcTTAGCGGTTGGGGGAACGGGCAGGGTGTGCTGACTTGGGTAACTCCCCAGTGTTGCCCTTTGCTTTTGTAGTTGCTTTAAGTACCCCTAGTTCCTAACACAAGTCGTGTGTCTTCTGAGGTTATACAGTCTTCAAATCCTTGTAAATTGGTCACTGGATTATTAACACCTGGgtatctataaaaaaaaataaatgacagatgGATTTGGGGCatggctttttgtttctgtgtgttggttttggattttttaataGCCTACAAAACTGTCTTTTTGCTGTGTAGACAAATGCATTTGTCTTAACAAATAATAATGTtggctccttttttttccttgctaGATTTGATATAGGTCCAATTATCAAGCAGGAAACCATGCCTGTGCCTCCCAGGAGCACATCAAAGGAATTGGAAGCGGTGTTGTCAAAACTCGGTGCCAACatggtacagtgtgtgtgtcctcatcGTGTCCCCGCCCCCTTTTCCTTTACTGAGGAGGCTTCTTAAGCAATGCAATACAAATGTTACGACTTGTAATTTCTAAGCTTCATTGGTGGGGTTGGAGGTGGCGGTGAGAAGGCTCGAACCCGCacgatggaagaagagaaccgaGTCCTGcaagttctctgacctccacatcagTTCATGTACACACtataaacaataattaaaaaataataacatgagagagagagagcaagacagaTTGCGACCAAACGTGGTCATATtcgcctgtaatctcaacactcaggaggctgaggcaggaggatcatgagctcCGTGTCAGCCTGggttagtgagaccctgccttaacaACCAAGCAGAGCACTTCCTGTCGCTGGCTTTCTAAAAATTAGCCCAGAATTTGTGACCATTGAGGAGTGCAGAGTGGGTGCTTAATAAACGCTCTCAAATAAAATAGGCGATCTTCGGTGGCCCCTCCATTTCAGAGCGAGGCGTTTAGTTTATTCTTCTCAGGtgccccctcccatctctcctacgtccctccctgcttctctcaCTCGGCGAGCAGCCACTAGGAACCCACACATTTCCCGGCTGTGTGGTCAGCACTTCCTGTTCTCGGCATTCCGTTGGCAGTGACTTTCAGTGGGGCTGCCATTTGTCTAGACCTTTCTAGATACTCTATGAATTTTCTTTTGCATCCTCCCAACAACCTCTGAGGTAATTGCTGCCGCCACCACTCATTTCACAACACTGGGGGCTACAGACAAGTCAAAGAACTTTTCCAAAATGAGAGCCCTAGTCAGTTACAGGAGGATTGGCACGTGCTGCTGTGAGGCCCCGCTGCCGCCCATCAGTGCATTCTTACAGGCAAAGCCAGTTTACCATGACTCTTGGCTGGGACAGGGTACTTTACTGTACTATCGCTGCTGGACATACTCTgtgctctcctttttttttttttttttttgtatttgtagcTTATCTCAGTTTTGAGAAATTTGCCCGAAAGCCTGAACAATGGAAGGCCGCAGCCAGCCGAGGGAGCGACGTATGGTGAGTGAAGGCCATAGGTGCTCTCACCTCTGGGGAAGGTTCTGTTTGTCGTGGTGGTGGCTGAAGCTCTGACTTGATCGTGGCCATCTGTGCATATGCCGTAATTTCCCAACTTCATTCTCAACGTTTCCCTCGGCTGCTTATCTTGAGAAGCATTTATCACTTCTATTTGCCTCAAATCTTTCTGTATGTATATttagtgtatatattttaaattcagattGCTCATCCGCTAGTATAAATGACAAAGTTCATGTCCAATTTCATTAGCACACACTTcttagagagacagctcagtggttaagagcactggcaactCGAGATtagactcccagcacccacatggttgctcacaaccatctgtaactctagtcccaagagatccaacactttcttctgtcCTGTGTGGGTATCCATGAATGTGATACACACAGAGaattcatgcaggcagaacatacacataaaatgaaaggtAACACTTTTTAAatcctaaaacaataaaaacaaaacacacacacacaccaaaaaaaacaaaaaacaaaaacaaaaaaaacacaaaggcaTTGAACATGTCGTGATAGCATCCGATATCCAGTCCATATAGGTTTTCCTAAATGtccaaagttttattttatatccattaaaaaaaagaaaagaaaaaagccaggtgtggtggtgcactcaggaggcaggggcaggcagatctctgtgtgttgcaggccagcctggtctacaaagagagtccaggacagccaaggctacacagaaaaaccttgccttgagaaacaaacaacaaacaaaacgaaacaaaaaaaagCTAGGATCCAAGGAACACATTTTCAAGAGTGCTTGAATCTTTGTTTTTGCTAGTATAATACTAGTCACCCCAAAATGTAAAATGTCCTGGTATGTTttgagtttcctttttgtttgagacagggtcttgctaaatAGACCAGCCATAGCCTAGAaatcacatcaatcctcctgtctcagcttcccaagtacttgaattataggcatgtgctagcACACCTCGGAATGTAGTTTGGAGGGAAAAATTAACCATAAAGATATCTGGAGCATAGCAGAGCTTTAGTAGACTGCTTGCATGGTGCCAGTCCCACCAAATCAGAACAGAAATGCCTTCAAGTCAGAAAAGACTGCGCTAGAGCCCAGTTACTGTTTCTCTTCTTgctctttgttgatttttgaattttggctttttgagatatggtctcatatagcccaggctagccttaaacttgctatgtggtggaggatggccttggactcctgatcaTCTTGCCTTCAACCCCTCAGtcctggattacagatgtgtgacaccacacttggcctcttttgtttattttattaaaaatatttactatctttctttgttatttatttatatggtttCTATTGATTTTTGCAATTAACAGAACATCTTTGACActgcttctttaattttttttcaagacagggtttccctgtgttagccctggctatcgtggactcactttgtagactaggctggcgtcaaactcacagagatctgcctgcctctgcctccctgagatttattatatatacaatggtctatctgcatgtacacctgcccaccagaagagggcaccatgtctccttatagatggttatgagccaccatggggttgctggaaattgaactcaggacatttgggagaacagtcagtgctcttaacctctgagtcatccagCTCCcatatttttccctttaaaaattattttatgtgtatgtgggttttttgctgcatgtgtgtctgtacaacATGTGTGGACAGGGTCAAAAGAGAGTGttctggaactggggttgcaAACAGCTGTGAggcaccttgtgggtgctgggaactaaggaGCAAATGCTGTAAACCATGAGCTGTCTGTGTAGACCCTGcttcttgcttttgtttcatcAGCAGAATTCCCGCTTGTGTGTATCTGTCCCGTTTATTCAACGGATGCCTGGCTGAGGCATGTAGGCTGAATCCTGAATTCTGTTATCACTTGATGCTTCCTAACCCAGTAGATGAGGCTGAGTCGAGCATCGAGgctcatccctgtaatcccagctgacTCACAGCAAGGCAGACAGATGTCTCgtgcaaggccaacctgggctatataataaacccctttgtttaaaaaaaaaaaaaaaaagagtaaataaatattggAGTAGTTTTAATGTGTGTTATTCCTGTGAGTGGCATTAACGTTTTTATGTGTTTAAGGAGTGCTCTTATGCTTTGCGTTTCTTCATTCTGGGAGGTGTCTTACTGTTGGTCCGTTTTTCTCTATCAggattttggtttttcctttttacttattAGAGCATTTTCTATAATACTGAACTTCAGCCTCTAATTGAACTACATGGTCTTTcagtttggcttggtttttagagacagggtttctctgtgtagccccagctgtcctggactcgctttgtagaccaggctggccttgaactcacagagattcacctgcctctgcctcccagagtgctgagattacaggcatgtccacCAGGCCCAGCCAGTTTGACATTTATTAACTTTAACTTATGtcatttatttgtcatttttaaaatgtttgctttatttgtttgtttattttttgagacagagtctcgctaTGCaccccttggctgtcctgagactcactctgtagaccaggctggccttaaactcacagagacctgcctccctctgcctccagagtgctgggctcaaaggtgtgcaccaccacaataGCTAAAaagcatggtttttgtttttttctagacagggtttcctgtgtagccttggctgtcctggactcgctttgtagaccaggctgggcttaaacCACagtgaaccgcctgcctctgcctcccgagtgctgggatcaaaggcgtgcgccaccacacctggccctaaaaAGCATGTTTTTATATAGTCTAACAGAATCATCTTATCCTTTCTGGGCTgataaattgttttcttcatttatgcAGAGGCAAGTGTGTGAGCCATGGCCCTGAGTGGCCAGAGAATGGTTTTCAGTAGCTGCTTCTCCCGCTGCGgaagtcccagggattgaactcagggtcacACGCGTGGAAAAGCTGAGCGTGCTCATCTAAAGGCCTTACGTCTGTAACTCTCTTCATTCTTACTCATGTCTCATCTTGCAGCCCCTAAGGTTTCTGCTGGCACCAGCTGTGTTAACTGGGAGGAGCAAACCTCAGAGCAAGTGCTCAGACTTCACCTCGCCATTGGGGATATAGTGAGTTGAAAAGTTTTCACCGTGTGGTTTCCTTTCTGGATATATTTGTTTAGAAATGAACCTTATAAACTAAGTctaggaaattttcttttcttttttttctttccttttttgttttgttttgttttggtttgtttgtttgtttgttttttggagacatttacattgtagaccaggctggcctcgaactcacagagatccctgcctccctggctgctgggattacagacatgggccACTACAGCCAGCTGGAAGTTTTCTTAAACTTTAAAGTTTTGATAGTGGTCTTGGAATTCACAAAGTGCTTTCAAGTGTACACTCTACAGTATCTCCTAAGCAGGTTTGATTATCCCGTGTCATagacaaggaaaatgaaaaggagataAGTAGCTGAGATATGGCCAGTCACGACGCAATGTCTGCGTCCTCTCACTCTGTCTCatatatctttctgtctctggtcAGTATTTTACAGTTATGCTTTataaaaagattatatttttaattatgtgtatatatgtgtgttcagtgtgtgtgtgtgtgtgtgtgtgtgtgtgttcaaggtgTGTGTGCCCACCCTGtacctatggaagccagaaaagggcatcacatCCCTCTAAAGCTGGGGTTAGAGGCGATCGTGAGCCgcttggtgtgggtgctgggagccgaaCCTGTatcttctgtaagaacagcacttgctcttagctgctaagtCATCTCCAGCCCTCAGTTTGTTTGGAGATCAAGTCTCAGTTTTTggtccaggctagtctggaacccGCCATGTGGCCCATACTGTCCTCACAAATAGGTTTTCTTTGCAGATGAAATAAGCAATTCAAGCCCAAATAAAAGTAGAAAGCATGTTTATTGGGGGCAGTCCTCAGGCAGGTACACCAGTCTCAAGGAACGGAGCCAGAGAAATCACCATGTAGACTGGGAGAcgacaggggaggagagagagaatatgtacacaggaagagaaaaatgtggggtggggggggagagaacaaAATGCCTGGATTATATAGGTAGggaagggcctctgggagaggggaatacCAGTCCCTGGGCTGCAAAGTTGAGGGTCGAGGGAAGTGTCACAGGTGTCACTAAGGGATGCCCGGAGAACCTAGAGACAAGGTCGCTCTGATGTGTTAATAGGCATCTCAGCTGCTTGTCTGTCGCTCACATTCAGGTGGTCTCTTGTATCAACCTTCTAAGAACTGGGGTGATACCAGTACctgccttctttctgtctttttgagGTACTCAGTGTGTAACCCAAACTGGTTTTGACGTCTACATCCCCCTGTTTCCACGCATACACAGGTCATGTCTTAAAAATTCAACATTGGGGCCaggcacgcttttaatcccagcaccttggaggcagaggcaggtggatcgctgtgagtttgaggccagcctggtctacaaagtgagtccaggacagccaaggctacacagagaaaccctgtctcgaaaaacaaaaaaggggttggggtgctggagagatggctcagagattaagaacactgtctgctctttcagaggtcctgacttcaattcccagcaaccatgtgttggctcacaaccatctataatgggatctgatgccttttctagtgtgcaggtgtacatgcagatagggcactcatatacattaaataagtaaatattgtgAAAAATCAACATCAAAGTACAGTCTAAAAATAACAAGCTCAGAGAAACTGAGAGGAATTCTTTCTGGTATGTTGATTTTTATTAGACCTTCAATCaacttttgttgtgtttgttatATATTGTAAATGTGTTAAAGTAGCAAAGATGGAATTTCACATCAGGGGGAAGTGGATTATCTAGTAAAAAGCACTACTGGGCACCTGGCTGGACAATGCCAGTGAAAGCCACcgccactttttctttttttctttttaagatttatttaattatttatgtgtgtgcttgtgtgcttgtgtgcctgcgtgtgtgagcgtgtatgtgcaggtgcacatgcccatgcatgcacacaggccaggagaggccatctGATCCTTCAGAGCTGTAGGTACAGCTGTTTCCTGGATGTCATACTTGTTATGTGGGGGATGGGGTACGAATTCCTGTCCTATGATTACACAgtaagctcttaaccactgagccatctctctagtctcagATGGAGGCCACAAGActctacctttattttattttgtttcattttatgtacatgggcattttgcctgcatggatgtctctAATgctccctgggactggagttacagacagttacgaGTTGCCATGTAGACtctggaatcaaacccaggacctctggaagagcagcctatgctcttaaccactgagccatctctccagccctgattctacattttaaaaatcaaactgctTAAGCCTGTAGTgacacatgctttaatcccagtactcgggaggcagaggcaggcagatctctgagttcaaggccggatgaactacatagtgagttccaggacagcgagggcttcatagagaaaccctgtcacaaacaaacaaacaacaacctttggaacaacagccagtgctcttgagttcaattcccagcaaccacatggtggctcataaccatctatagtgaggtttggtgccctcttctggcgtttaggcacacatgcaggcagagcactgtatgaacaataaataaaccttaaaaagataaaaacaactaacaacaaataaaacttatGTGTACGCGTATGGTTAATATATGATTGGCAGTATTATATGCCTGAAATTTGTTAATAAGTAAAATTCATGttatctgctttttattttaagaaaaccatagatggggctggagagatgtctcaaaggttaagagcactgactgttcttccaaaggacctaagttcaattcccagcaactacatggtggctcacaaccatctacaatgagatctggtgccctcgtctggcctgcaggtggcctgcaggtgttacatgcaggcaaacactgtatacataataaataaatcctttaaaaaaaagaaaagaaaagaaaaccaaagatgggtcaagtatttacacacacacacacacacacacacacacacacacaaccaggccaggcgtggtggcacaggcctttaatcccagcacacgggtaATGAGAGACAAAgagccctgggttttgtttttgtttgttgttgctgttgtttatggCAGTACCTTACTCTGTAGCCAGGGTAGACTTAAACCTGTGGAGACCCTTCTGTGATGGGATTTAGGTGTGAGCCCCATGCCTGCTTAGCTGGCAGACCTGGGAGGAATCTCCTTGTGACTGGATTTGTCCCTTTCAGGGACATGGATGGAGCCCATGGCTTTGCACAGGCCAGTCACATTTTTCTGCCAGCAGTCATACAACTcggcttttctttttgttttttgtatgtgtgtgtttgtatttgagatggtagccctggctggcctataattctctatgtagactaggctagcctcaaactcttagggatccacctgcctctaccacccagtgctgagattaagggtatGCAAATTTAAGCTGgcgcactcttttaatcccagcgcttgggaggcaaagacaggcggatcactgagttcctggccagcctggtctacaaagcaagtccaggacagtcaaggctacacagagagaccctctacttgcatgtacacctgcaagccagaagagggcaccagatcacattacacatggttgtgagccaccatgtggttcctgggaattgaactcaggtcctctggaagagcagacagtgctcttaacctctgagccacctctccagtccctactAGTTGACTCTTACATAAAACTTAAGGTCTTACACTGCAGAAATGATACAGAAGGTCAAATTCAGGCTATGTTTCAGCAGATTTAGTGACTGAGTGCCCACTTCCTCTGGACATGGAAGAAACATCAGAGTGGATTAGTATACGGCAGTGTCACAGGGCTTTGGGCATCGTGTGCATTCCTTCATGAATCCTTCCATTCCAATTGCAGGTTCCATTGCAGACACTCTGGATGGAGAACACCATTAAACTTCTGGATCTCGTAGAAGTTAACAATGCCATCCTCACAGGTGCTAACTTTTGAATAGCTGACAAGTTCAAACTACAGTCTGTTTGAAATGTATTGGGTCCTGACCCCTACCTCCACATACTTCTAATTTCCTCTCATTTACTAAGCTTAAGGATTCGTGTCTTGTTATTTTTCAGTCCAATAATGATAACACCTCACAGTTGCCCTCCTGACCCTCCGCAGTATCCATTCATGTGTATTTTCTCATGCAGGCATCATATGACCCCGGAAGCTGGCAGTGTTGCTGGCCTCATTTAAACTTTGTGGCTTCTTGCATTAAGGTTGGGAGCTGTGGAATGGCTTAGTTAACTTTACACTGGTGACTATAGTAATGAAAATGCCTGGAGAGCGCACCGTTTCACGCTACAGTTCCTTCTGAGGTCCCTCAGCATTCTCTGGATGTGACGAGCTACAGGCGAGGCTCCTCtgttccagaggcagagggagggcctCAGGAATCAGGACCCATTAGTGGGCAATAGAGGGGCCagagcaagtctttttttttttttttttttttttttttgaggcagggtttctctgtgtagccctggctgccgtGGACTTGTTTtatacaccaggttggcctcgaactcacaaacacgcacctgcctctgcctcctggatactgggattaaaggcatgcgccaccaccacccttccAGAGTAAGTCTTAATCATGTGTGAGTTGCTCCAACACTGGGCAATTAATCTCTCAGAATGATGGTACTGAACTGATAGATGCAGCATTGAAGGTGATCCCTGGAAGAAGCAAAGGACTGTAGCTTCTCATGTGTGAGGAACACTTCCTTTGGGCCTATAACGTATATAAAGCATATAGCTCTCCAAGAGGCTTTGGATGACAGAGTTGGGGCTTCAGCAAgtgtgtccccttctgtcatTAGTTCTGCCTCTGaagattcttttttgttcttgttaaattttttgttttttaatggtggAGCCCAGGCTCTTGTGTGTGTATCCTGGGCAAGTACTATGCCATGCTACATCCCAGCACCaaaatgtttttgatttttaagaagTGCCAtgatgagccgggcatggtggcgcacgcctttaatcccagcactcgggaggcagaggcaagcagatcgctgtgagttcgaggccagcctggtctacaaagtgagtccaggacagccaaggctacacagagcaaccctgtctcaaaaaacaaaaaaagaagtgccATGATGTTGTCTAATTATTTCTCTTGTGTCATCCCCCCTTTTTAGACCCCAAATTAACAGGACAAACTGTGACTCCAGGGTCAGTGGTATACCACAGACAGTCGCAAATGCTGCTGGTTCACTGCAAGGTATGCTGACCATAGCTTCAAGTTACTGTCATTTTTTGGGAGAGGGGGGCCTGGGTTTgtagtttgcatttcttttcccttcttttgtgATGAGGTCTCATTTAAATAgcctaggccagccttgaactcgcTGTATAGCCCTTCTGCTAAGTGTTGGAATTGCAGGTATGTTCTGCTGTCTGacagtgggtgctgagaatcagagttggtcctctgtaagagcagtgtgtgcttgtCACTGTTGAGGCAACTCAGGCCTTGGGTTGTGATGGTTGGATAACGATTCACAGTAAGATATGTGACCTTTGGAAAACTAAGGCACTTTGCAGATAGACTTTTTATTTTACCCCGTGTCAGGACAGTTGCTGTTCCtccttgggtgggggtgggggctcttgGAGACAGGCGTTTGCTCAGTGCAGTGCTCTTCGCAGCTAGACATTTAGTACCAGCAATTGTTTCTATAACAGTttaggaggtttttgttttgctttttttttttttttttttttttcctttgagacaaggtctctttgtgtagccttggctgtcctagactcactttgtagaccaggctggcctccaattcacagtgatccccctgcctctgcctcctgagtggtgggattaaaggcatgcagtacCACGCTCCACCCTGTTTTGCCtttgtaagacagggtcttaccatgtaaccctggcttacctccaactcagagatctgcctggcctgcctccccagtgctacaCCACCATGCCGGACACATTTtataaagtacattttattttgttttcaagttttgttCCCACTGTCTAGTCACTGTCTGTTCTTTGCCCTTTAGGATGGCTGGATTGGGGTTCCATCAGTAATGCTTAAGAAAACACTAACGGCTACTGATTTCTACAATGGGTATTTACATACGTGGTACCAGAAAAATTCCCGTGCTCACCCAAGCCAGTGCAGATTTCAGACTCTCAGACTTCCAACAAAGATGCAGCAGAAAACCAAATTGTTGCTATGCAACAGTGCATTAAGTAGCTAGGAAGATGGACAAGGACCTATTACACATTGTAATttattaaaagctttatt from Acomys russatus chromosome 14, mAcoRus1.1, whole genome shotgun sequence includes the following:
- the Mtfmt gene encoding methionyl-tRNA formyltransferase, mitochondrial; this encodes MLCVRRCWGPWLAGKRPRCSCRLSAGLRGSSDEKDSRGPRVREKPPWRVLFFGTDLFSREALRALHAARDNKEEKLIEKLEVVTLPSPSPKGLPVKQYALQSQLPVYEWPDVGPGEYDVGVVVSFGRLLSEALILKFPYGILNVHPSCLPRWRGPAPIIHTVLHGDTVTGVTIMQIRPKRFDIGPIIKQETMPVPPRSTSKELEAVLSKLGANMLISVLRNLPESLNNGRPQPAEGATYAPKVSAGTSCVNWEEQTSEQVLRLHLAIGDIVPLQTLWMENTIKLLDLVEVNNAILTDPKLTGQTVTPGSVVYHRQSQMLLVHCKDGWIGVPSVMLKKTLTATDFYNGYLHTWYQKNSRAHPSQCRFQTLRLPTKMQQKTKLLLCNSALSS